Proteins encoded within one genomic window of Pseudomonas cannabina:
- the truB gene encoding tRNA pseudouridine(55) synthase TruB, which produces MAQVKRIRRNVSGIILLDKPLGFTSNAALQKVRWLLNAEKAGHTGSLDPLATGVLPLCFGEATKFSQYLLDSDKSYETLAQLGKTTTTADSEGDVLLTRPVTVGRDDIEAVLPDFRGQISQIPPMYSALKRDGQPLYKLARAGEVVEREPRSVTITRLELLACEGETARLSVDCSKGTYIRTLVEDIGEKLGCGAYVAELRRTQAGPFTLAQTVTLEELEQVHADGGNEAVDRFLMPSDSGLLDWPLLKFSEHSSFYWLHGQPVRAPDAPKFGMVRVQDHEGRFIGIGEVSEDGRVAPRRLIRSE; this is translated from the coding sequence GTGGCTCAGGTCAAGCGTATACGCCGCAATGTCAGCGGGATCATCCTGCTCGACAAGCCACTGGGCTTCACTTCCAACGCCGCGCTGCAAAAGGTTCGCTGGCTGCTCAATGCCGAGAAAGCCGGGCACACGGGCAGCCTCGACCCTCTGGCCACTGGCGTTTTGCCGTTGTGCTTTGGCGAGGCGACCAAGTTCTCGCAATACCTGCTCGATTCGGACAAGTCCTACGAGACCTTGGCGCAACTGGGCAAGACCACCACCACGGCCGACTCCGAAGGTGATGTTTTGCTCACGCGTCCAGTGACCGTTGGTCGCGACGATATCGAAGCGGTTCTGCCGGATTTTCGTGGGCAAATCAGTCAGATACCTCCCATGTACTCCGCGCTCAAGCGTGACGGCCAGCCACTTTACAAGCTGGCGCGTGCTGGGGAAGTAGTGGAGCGCGAGCCCCGTTCTGTTACTATTACGCGCCTGGAATTACTTGCTTGCGAAGGCGAGACAGCGCGCTTGTCGGTGGATTGCAGCAAAGGCACCTATATCCGGACGCTGGTCGAGGATATTGGTGAAAAGCTCGGTTGTGGTGCTTACGTCGCAGAACTGCGCCGTACCCAAGCCGGACCTTTCACGCTGGCTCAGACGGTGACGCTGGAAGAGCTGGAGCAAGTGCATGCCGACGGCGGAAACGAGGCGGTTGACCGCTTCCTGATGCCCTCGGACAGTGGCTTGCTGGACTGGCCGCTGCTGAAGTTTTCCGAGCACAGTTCGTTCTACTGGTTGCATGGTCAGCCAGTGCGCGCGCCGGACGCGCCGAAATTCGGCATGGTACGGGTGCAGGATCATGAAGGTCGCTTCATCGGTATCGGTGAAGTCAGTGAAGACGGGCGCGTTGCGCCGCGTCGATTGATTCGGTCAGAGTGA
- the pnp gene encoding polyribonucleotide nucleotidyltransferase — protein MNPVIKKFQFGQSTVTLETGRIARQASGAVLVTVDDDVSVLVTVVGAKQADAGKGFFPLSVHYQEKTYAAGKIPGGFFKREGRPSEKETLTSRLIDRPIRPLFPEGFMNEVQVVCTVVSTSKKIDPDIAAMIGTSAALAISGIPFDGPVGAARVAFHESTGYLLNPTYEQLQASSLDMVVAGTSEAVLMVESEAKELTEDQMLGAVLFAHDEFQVVINAIKELAAEAAKPTWDWQPKPEATALLGAIRAEFGDAISQAYTITVKADRYARLGELKDQVVAKLAVEDGSPSASEVKAAFGEIEYRTVRENIVNGTPRIDGRDTRTVRPLNIEVGVLPKTHGSALFTRGETQALVVATLGTARDAQLLDTLEGEKKDPFMLHYNFPPFSVGECGRMGGAGRREIGHGRLARRSVQAMLPGADVFPYTIRVVSEITESNGSSSMASVCGASLALMDAGVPMKAPVAGIAMGLVKEGEKFAILTDILGDEDHLGDMDFKVAGTSKGVTALQMDIKIKGITEEIMEIALGQALEARLNILGQMNQIIGQSRNELSANAPTMIAMKIDTDKIRDVIGKGGATIRAICEETKASIDIEDDGSIKIFGESKEAAEAARQRVLGITAEAEIGKIYVGKVERIVDFGAFVNILPGKDGLVHISMLSDARVEKVTDILKEGQEVEVLVLDVDNRGRIKLSIKDVAAAKVSGV, from the coding sequence GTGAACCCGGTAATCAAAAAGTTTCAGTTCGGTCAATCGACCGTAACCCTCGAGACAGGCCGTATCGCCCGTCAAGCCTCTGGTGCAGTATTGGTCACCGTTGACGACGACGTCAGCGTACTTGTGACTGTGGTCGGCGCCAAACAGGCTGACGCTGGCAAAGGCTTCTTCCCTCTGTCCGTGCACTATCAGGAAAAAACCTACGCTGCCGGCAAGATCCCCGGTGGTTTCTTCAAGCGTGAAGGCCGTCCTTCCGAGAAAGAAACCCTGACCTCGCGACTGATCGACCGTCCGATCCGTCCACTGTTTCCAGAAGGCTTCATGAACGAAGTGCAGGTTGTCTGCACCGTCGTGTCCACCAGCAAGAAAATCGATCCGGACATCGCTGCGATGATCGGTACCTCGGCTGCCCTGGCGATCTCCGGCATTCCGTTCGACGGTCCGGTCGGCGCTGCGCGCGTTGCTTTCCACGAAAGCACCGGCTACCTGTTGAACCCGACTTACGAGCAACTGCAGGCTTCGAGCCTGGACATGGTCGTAGCCGGTACTTCCGAAGCTGTTCTGATGGTTGAGTCGGAAGCCAAAGAACTGACCGAAGACCAGATGCTGGGCGCTGTACTGTTCGCTCATGACGAATTCCAGGTCGTGATCAACGCCATCAAGGAACTGGCCGCCGAAGCTGCCAAACCTACCTGGGACTGGCAGCCAAAGCCTGAAGCGACCGCACTGCTGGGCGCTATCCGTGCCGAGTTCGGCGACGCGATCTCCCAGGCTTACACCATCACCGTCAAGGCCGACCGCTATGCGCGTCTGGGCGAGCTGAAAGATCAGGTCGTTGCCAAACTCGCTGTCGAAGACGGCAGCCCGTCTGCCAGCGAAGTCAAAGCCGCTTTCGGTGAAATCGAATACCGCACCGTTCGCGAAAACATCGTCAACGGCACGCCGCGTATCGATGGTCGTGATACCCGCACTGTCCGCCCACTGAACATTGAAGTCGGCGTTTTGCCGAAGACTCACGGTTCGGCACTGTTCACCCGTGGCGAAACTCAGGCGCTGGTTGTGGCCACGCTGGGTACTGCTCGTGACGCACAGCTGCTCGACACCCTTGAAGGCGAGAAAAAAGACCCCTTCATGCTGCACTACAACTTCCCTCCGTTCTCGGTGGGCGAGTGTGGTCGCATGGGCGGCGCAGGTCGTCGTGAAATCGGTCACGGTCGTCTGGCTCGTCGCAGCGTGCAGGCCATGCTGCCGGGCGCTGACGTGTTCCCTTACACCATCCGTGTCGTTTCGGAAATCACCGAGTCCAACGGCTCCAGCTCCATGGCGTCGGTCTGCGGTGCTTCCCTGGCACTGATGGATGCGGGCGTTCCGATGAAGGCACCGGTTGCCGGTATCGCCATGGGTCTGGTCAAGGAAGGCGAGAAATTCGCCATTCTGACTGACATCCTGGGTGACGAAGATCACCTGGGCGACATGGACTTCAAAGTAGCCGGCACCTCTAAAGGTGTGACCGCGCTGCAGATGGACATCAAGATCAAGGGCATCACCGAAGAAATCATGGAGATCGCTCTGGGCCAGGCCCTGGAAGCTCGCCTGAACATCCTCGGTCAGATGAACCAGATCATCGGTCAGTCGCGTAACGAACTGTCGGCCAATGCTCCGACCATGATCGCGATGAAGATCGATACCGACAAGATCCGTGACGTGATCGGCAAGGGTGGCGCAACCATCCGTGCAATCTGTGAAGAGACCAAGGCGTCGATCGATATCGAAGACGACGGCTCGATCAAGATCTTCGGCGAATCCAAGGAAGCGGCTGAAGCAGCGCGTCAGCGTGTTCTGGGCATTACCGCAGAAGCAGAAATCGGCAAGATCTATGTCGGTAAGGTTGAGCGCATCGTCGATTTCGGCGCATTCGTCAACATTCTGCCGGGCAAGGACGGTCTGGTTCACATCTCGATGCTGAGCGACGCTCGCGTAGAGAAAGTGACCGATATCCTGAAAGAAGGTCAGGAAGTCGAAGTACTGGTACTGGACGTGGACAACCGCGGCCGTATCAAGCTGTCGATCAAAGACGTGGCGGCTGCGAAAGTATCCGGCGTCTGA
- the rbfA gene encoding 30S ribosome-binding factor RbfA has translation MAKEYSRTQRIGDQMQRELAQLIRREIKDPRVGLVTITAVDVSRDVGHAKIFMTVMGQDNAEDIAQTIKVLNAAAGFLRMQLAREMKLRSVPQLHFHYDESVVRGAHLSALIERAVAQDSQHQDGSASPDAKPESTEE, from the coding sequence ATGGCAAAAGAATACAGCCGTACCCAGCGTATCGGCGATCAGATGCAGCGCGAGCTGGCACAACTGATCCGCCGCGAAATCAAGGACCCCCGTGTGGGTCTGGTCACCATCACCGCCGTAGACGTCAGCCGTGACGTGGGTCATGCCAAGATTTTCATGACCGTCATGGGCCAGGACAACGCGGAAGATATCGCGCAAACCATCAAGGTGCTCAACGCTGCTGCAGGTTTCCTGCGCATGCAACTGGCCCGCGAAATGAAACTGCGCAGCGTGCCTCAACTGCACTTCCACTACGATGAAAGCGTCGTGCGGGGTGCGCACCTCTCGGCACTGATCGAGCGCGCCGTGGCGCAGGACAGTCAGCATCAGGACGGTTCCGCATCGCCGGATGCAAAGCCTGAAAGTACCGAGGAGTAA
- the rpsO gene encoding 30S ribosomal protein S15 — MALSVEEKAQIVTDYQQAVGDTGSPEVQVALLTANINKLQGHFKANGKDHHSRRGLIRMVNQRRKLLDYLKGKDVSRYSALIGRLGLRR, encoded by the coding sequence ATGGCACTCAGCGTTGAAGAAAAAGCTCAGATCGTAACCGACTACCAGCAAGCTGTTGGTGATACGGGTTCGCCAGAAGTGCAAGTTGCACTGCTGACCGCCAACATCAACAAACTGCAAGGCCACTTCAAGGCCAACGGTAAAGACCACCACTCCCGTCGTGGTCTGATCCGTATGGTAAACCAGCGCCGCAAGCTGCTGGATTACCTGAAAGGTAAGGACGTTAGCCGTTACAGCGCCCTGATCGGTCGTCTGGGTCTGCGTCGCTAA
- a CDS encoding BON domain-containing protein, translating into MKKFAIAAATATALTLTMANAAFAQTSAQAPMVLAANTTTQEVKEDTSDTWITTKVKADLLTEKGIPGSDIKVETNKGVVSLSSMVKVTEAQKNTAVAITKKIKGVKDVSAAGLKAE; encoded by the coding sequence ATGAAGAAGTTCGCTATCGCTGCCGCTACTGCAACTGCCCTGACGCTGACCATGGCTAACGCTGCATTCGCTCAGACTTCGGCCCAAGCGCCTATGGTTCTGGCAGCTAACACCACGACTCAAGAAGTCAAAGAAGATACCTCTGACACCTGGATCACCACCAAAGTCAAAGCTGATCTGCTGACTGAAAAAGGAATTCCTGGTTCGGACATCAAGGTTGAAACCAACAAAGGCGTGGTTTCCCTGTCCTCCATGGTAAAAGTGACTGAAGCGCAGAAAAACACTGCTGTCGCGATCACCAAGAAAATCAAAGGCGTCAAAGACGTATCGGCTGCTGGCCTGAAAGCCGAGTAA